The following nucleotide sequence is from Pochonia chlamydosporia 170 chromosome 4, whole genome shotgun sequence.
GTCCAACTGCTCCCCTCGTCAAATGTAAATTGCTCACTTCCGTCCTGTCGTCTGGGCGCACCATATATCAGTCCGCAAACTACTGCAATGTTCGTAATGTTTCCGAGATCCTTCCCGCCAGCACCGCTGCAGAGTGTAGGCACCATGCTGAAGTTGCCGGAATTGATTTGAAATGGGTTCGGTGGTGGTTTATAGCTCGATGAATTAGTAAACAAACCAAAGTTTAAGAACCGATCCCACCGCGTGGACGTGGTGAGGGCGTCGAAGAAGTAGTCCGCATTTCGGGAGCTCAGCTGGAAAGACTTGCCAATCGCGGAGTTCATGTACGAAAAGGCGTCTGGGTTTGGATTGCTGACATTGAAGTAATGCATGGTGAGGGCATTTGTTGCCCAAGCGGCCATGTAAGCTCTTCCCCTGAGGTCTGGATTGAGTTGCATGTTGCTGCGGTCGTAATATGGAAGagtcttgttcaagttgaCAAACCCGCCGCGATCTGTCAGGACGAGACTCTCAATGGGCGTGCGCTCTCTGCTGGCCGGATTCTTTAAAATAGACCCAATGGTGAAATCCAAGGTCAGGTTCGTATTGACGCACTCGGTTTCAGGCTCAATGAACAACAAATCCTCTGTCCATTCCACCCCATGCTTGACTTCCTTTGGAAGAGTATGATGTCTGAAGCCGACGCCGCCGTTCTTAGTGTCGACCAACAGACCTTCCACAGGTTCCACCGCATCGTTCAACAACATGGTTTGGAGATGTCGAAACGATCCCACTAGAAATCTGGACCCGTTGTTGATTTGCCTCTCCTGCTCGGAGTGGTAGTTTCTCCATTCGATATCGAAGAGGTTTGAAACTGTGGTGCCGTTCCCGCTCGTACCACTTGAATAGAGGTCCACGAGGGACTGTGGTATGCTGGTGTTGTAGCCATATGGCAGATCGGATATGATCGAAGACCCCTTCTTGGACGTGATGACTACTGTGTTAGACCCAGGGCATGCAACAGGAGAAAAAGCGCCGCATTTGCGACTGAAGCCAAGAGGGCTTCTTTGCGGAGTTCCATAACCCATGGGCGATGTGTCTTTGACATATTCAAACTCCACGTCGACACTGCCTCCAGGGACTAGCTCTTCGTATAAACCAAAGGGTGTGACGACACTGGCAACAGAGATGAGGATGTACATCAATGTAACCAGCTGTGTCAGAAAAACAATGTCTTTTCGAACTCGACGTGTAGCTGTAGATTCTGCGCCCAAGATGGTAGGCCAATATGAGCTCTGTATAGCGCGGCCGGCCACTGACCTTTTCAGGGAAATCAGTACTCATCCAGCAATCATAGAGCATGAAATGTGTACCAAGTGATGGCTGTGTTTTCATCTCGCAAAACACCAGCGAGAACGAGACTGATTGCCAGCGGAATTATCAATCGGACTAACACATGGGTCAGCTATTGTGGCATCATGTTATACTCACAGAAGTTTTACCATACCAATGAACACCGCAATGGCGATAAGACCAGAAACATACCCGACTGTAAGTTCTGCCATGTTGTTACCGTCGACTCGAGTATCATTTAGTAATGATGGCCGATCCTGCAAGAGTCAACTTGGGAAGTGGTTTTCTCGACTCCGGGTCAACTAAGAAGGACTAAATGGCCGCACATTTGCTCGAGTAATAAAAGCCCAAAAGATGCTttgagtactccgtaatttCGGGCAGAGTTACAGCAGCGGGCcgagctgagctgagctgaaaTCGTAAAGGACTtttgccgttgttgtttCGCCCATCCCACACGGAAACTGTGCGATTCTATCCATTCATTCAGCCACCCCCAAGCGATGCCAAGACGAGCCGACCCGCCTCTAAGGCACTTTGGGAATAAACAATGGTGGCGTTGTCAACCACAGGGTGAGAATGTCACATCCCAGGGTTCTCATCACAAAACCCTTGCTTGTGTCTCGTTTTCCCTTTCCATCTTTGCCCTTTGATTCGTTTTCCAGTCCTTCTATTTTTATAGAACAAAAAGAACGGCTAGAGAAGATCTGGTTGATTCTGCCCCCGCCTCCCTAACCCTTTTTGCTGGTATTTGTCTCAGCAAAAGACAACTAGACGAGCTCGGCTCTGTATTTGTGCATTGGACCCTCTCAGACGTTTCTCAGCCTTATTAGATAAGGTTGTTCTTGCCCCCTGCTAGCACCTCAGTTGTGGCTGATCATGCATATTCACGCTCCGTGTTCCGTATTCCGTATTCTAAAACTGCCGAACGCACAAAGGGTCCAGAGAGAGCAGTTGGACAAGTGTGAACCCTTTTTTATGTGCCTCTTCTCTGGGTTCAGAAGGTTTGAAACCATATCATTATCTTGCTGCCATATGCTCAACCTGCACAGAATTCTATCGCAATTGGATGTTCTTCGTTGCTCTAATTCCTCACCGTTTATCTCCAACGCTGACCAGTTTTACTATTCACCATGGTCCTCAGAATGTCGGTATACGCCATTGTGCTTAACATATTCCTATCCGGAAGTTTCGCAGAATTGATATCCTCTCCATCTACCACTCCAGCACCGGAACTTAAACACCGTGAACATGATTGTGTTGGAAAAGGTTCAGCCTGCGAGCCAAAAATGCAGCTTCACACTTTATGTTCGAGTATGGCGAAAGTGAACAGTGACCTGAATCAAGGGTGTCTCTGTGTCAATGGTTTTGTGCCCGCTTTGCAATTGTAAGAAATCTCACCGCCCTTCACAAATTTGTTCTACCTTACATGACGGGGCATTAACATGTTGGCATAGATGCGAGAATTGTAAACTCTCACAGAATGTCCCATTCTTTTACTCCGTGTCCATGGCTAGCCAGGATTGCTCAGATGCCGGTTACTCGATAGGAACGATGCCTACGCCTTTTCCAAGTTCGCTGGGAGCTCTCAAAACACCGACCAAGCTTCCGTCAACCTCGATCGTTTCTGTGTCGAAAACTACAACTTTaacttcaacttcaagcagAAATAGTAAAAGCACTGTGGCCTTAAGCATCCCGAATTATGTACCATCCCAGACTTTATACTCAGGTGACATGGGTGGCGATAGCGGTAGCGGTAGTGGTAGTGGTAGTGGTACATGCCGTCTGGCCATGAGTCGTCTAGCTTTGCTGATACCGTTTGTGACTATTGGGATCCTTTGCTAGAGCTTTTAGCTATAATCAGCTGTGAAGGCCTTGAGGGGGTGGCGATATCGGAAGTATGTTCTTATAGCATTTGTCACAATACAGTTCTTCTCTGTAGTAGACTCGATTAGTTAATATTCGTCTAGGGTCTCGATTTGCAAACTGGATATCCCTAGTAGGATGTCACTTACGGTGATCGAGCAGGCACGGTTGCGGACGAGTCCGGGGCATTTGCAAATGACAATTACTGTTTAGCATAGTTTAATGTCCAGCAATACTCAGTTACACTTCCATTTAGAACATTATATATTTGGAGGAAACCGGAACAAATAAACAAGCACCACGCCCAGTTAGGATGTCGTCTAACCGATATCAAAAACGACGAGTCCTATCTACAGAGTGAGTCTCGTTCAAGGAGCCCGCTTCATGACACCGCTAACGTTGACGACCTTACCCAACCCCCGAGCAGCGTTTAATCCACATGTACTTCTTGCCGCGGTGGTCTTCAGTTTGGTATTTCCGCCAAAATCGGAGACAGAGATCGCATTATCCTGAGTCTCACACAGCCCACAAGAAATCCCAAAGTTCTTCTGTGAACACGAAGAACCCTCGTGGAGCGAGTAACTCATAGAATATGTTGACGCAACCCAGATCACAAACCAACGTATCATTACCCTTGTGGCGAAGTCCCAAGTTGCAGGAAGACAACCAAAACCGCCGAGTATCTGTGCGACACATACCACAAGTAAGTAAATGACTCTCTCAACATCGTTGCGATGGCATTCATACCCTGCAGTCGCGACAAGTATCTCAAACGGCCTTGCCAAAGTCCCCCAATTCAAAACAGCCAGAAAGACCACCAAAAACACTGTAATGACTTTTAGTTTCTGGGTCGTCTCGCCAATAGTCGCAAGAATCCACAAAGGAGTTATCAACATGATCACTGCTGTGGCGAAAATTCCCACCGTCATGAGACTATCAACTGGCTCGTCATTTACCTGCGTGACAGTACGATATACTGGCTGAGACTGCTCTCCCTTCTGTCGGTTCGCGAATACTCGTGCCAGGGGAAGAAGGACCCTCTGCTCGAACACCTGACGTACAGATGACTTTCTACCTGCTGTCATGGAGAAAAGGTCCTTGTGATGAAGGAACTGTACCTCCTTTGATTCAATGGGGCTATTCATATTGGAAAGCCAGGTTTTCATATTATGAATGTTTAGTTCTGGTGCTCGAGGTGCAGATTTAAGCTGCAGATATCGGCAAAGCAAGCTGTCTTTACCATTGTCAATGCAAGGTTAGCCAAGTTACGTTAAGAATGCTTACCATATCGGCACATCACTGCATAGATTTTGTCTAGAATCTCTTTTCGCTTTGGCTGATCGCCTCGAAAGGTGCCATTGTCAATAGGGTCTTGTTCACGCTCGCTCCACAGGTTATCAAGCGCGTCCAACTCTTCTTCCAGCTCAGCGAGCTGATCTTGAAGCCTCAAAAGAACCCGGCAGTGCAATTTATCAAACCGCCGTAGTGCAAAGAAATCGTCAGATGAGGACACAAATTTGACAAACTCTTTGTAGCCGATGTATTTCCTGTGGTGTTCAGCGGGGTTCGTCAAGGGACTCAACCTTTTGTACACACCAAGGTTTCTTATCAAGATCCTCTTGAGTCAATTCCTGCATCTCCATATCGGTCTCGCACATTTTATTCAGTATCGTGCCTACTCGACTTAACGTAGGGCCTGTAGACTCCGTATTTCTGAAATGGCCTGTCAATCGTACAACGTCGGCTGGAATTGCGTGCCGCATTTCGCGATATCCTCAGCTGCTTATTTCCTCAAGGCCCAACTTGGGTGGCAACCATAAGCATAAGGCTTGgctcgacagcctcacttttTTGAGACAGCGATGAGAGAGAAGACACAACGAACCAATGGTTGGCCGCGAGATGGTGCGCTTCATGGGCTGAGTTGGACGCAGGTGTAACGTCAGGCACCACATTGGCAGACAGGTTGTCGGGCATTTACAATCAAAAAACTGAAACAGTAAACGATCGGAAACCTGGGTTCTACTGAGGTTAGTTGCTTTGGGTTTTCCATGCACAACCTCACGGCTTAAACGGCAATCGGTTTTCTGTGAAGCAGTCTCATGCTTACCATGAAATTTACGCCATTTACGCTACATTGACTTATACCCCAACCTCCTCAAGTGAGCCATTTTCAACGATGCCCGAGGTAAGATACTGGGTGATTGTCTGCCTTTCTATCTTTTCCCCTTCGTAACAAGAAATAGAGAAAAACTaccaggaccaggacgaGTGGCAAGGCCGCCACCGATGGGACTCGAGAACAGAGAAGGTCGGTAGGGCATCATGAAGAGAGTTTTGGCGGATGGGCCACAGGTGAACAGGCAGCTGGCGGATCTGCGACAGGCAGGATGGCGACAAGCAGTCCATGGGCAGACCGACAATGGGAGAGCGGAGAAGGATGGGACGTAGGTagggatgtggtggtgggagTGACGACAATTCCGGCCCAGGACGTCGCCATTAACGAAGGGAGCTATATATTCGATGATGGCAGATATCAACTTTCAGGAGTGGTGACGGAACGACCAGACAATCCCCCGCCTGCAGATCCACGGCCTCGATCTGATCCATCCGGGGATTGGAGTGAACCAGCTACGGAGAGACGACCAGCCATGGAGCAACGACGAGCTATGGAGAGACGCTGAACTACATCTTGCCAATTCCTGCGAGAcggttgttgatgcgttgAAACCGTATACGCATGACTGAGTTTGtagccttgacattgaggttGGGAGTTGTTCCAAGAGAAGGTGTTGCTGTTTGCGTCTTATGGATGTTACTGGCGGCAGGCTGACTTTAACTTCATTCAAGTTATCTATTATAGAGGTCTCAAATAGTTGTCACATTCACTCACACATTGAATTGAGACAGTCTGTAAgagcaacaaggccattcaatgttgactctCACCTGTTGTAGACATTTTAAGCCGCACTCGCTTGTCTTCTCATGCCGGTTAGCAATGAATGTGAAACATCTTAAACATAAATAAGAACATGAAGCCCTTTTCCCACTGATGTAGATCCTTTGGAGTGCGCGGACTTGTAGACAGTTGAAAGTCTTTGAGTTGCCATCTAGCCAAACTGACCGGTAACCGAAAACCGGCACAGGCGCGCCTAGGAAATGACCCCACACCCTGAAGCAACTTGTCAAATACATAGAATCCAGGGAGATATTGAGGATTTGTGAATAAATGCTTGAGGAATTAAAGCGAAGTAACAAATGGCGACGGAACTGAGTCACTTCAATACCAGTCTTTCACACTGGCAGATTTAATATCCGACGGGTCAACCTATCTGCGGGGCAGTGATTGTCACATTCAAGTATTTCTACACTAGCATATCCTATTCTATAATAGTTAAGTGCGTGATGTACAGTCTATATCCTACTAACTTACACATATCGCCACAAACAAGGCGAAAACACCCGGTGCTGTGTCACGAGTCCAAACACCATAACGCAGTCCTCGACGCCGAATATCCGAGCCCTTTGAATGACAACTACCTGTGATGAAATAGCGCAACACGGGTGAAGGACATTTTTTTTCCATCCTGAATTTTACTATAAATATTGCGCTTCTCTCACCTCCTCGTTGACTCACCACGTACATACAACTCGGGACAAAAAGGCCCCACACTTCTCCGAACGCCGGCTCAAACTCGTCTTCCCGAAGTACCGCATTCCGCTCACTTCCAACCTCAAATATCCTCCTTAACCATCACAAACACACCATCTCACTCAATCCCTCTCACTCACCATTATACACAACACACAAACTACAGCTCACAGCTCACATCCAAGCTCAACACACCTCCTCTACCCCTCTACCCCGCCCCCGCACTCACCCTcacacaatggcatcacAATCCACCAACGCAGCTCACCTCCTCCCATCCAGCTACAAAACCCAAATAACAGGCTGGCTCGCCGAAGACACCCCCTCCTTCGACTACGCCggcttcgtcgtcggcgaGACCCCCCGCACGGCAACCCTCCTCGCCAAATCGCCCGGCATCCTCGCCGGCGCCCCCTTCTTCAGCGAAGTCTTCAGCCAGACCGGCTGCACCATCGAGTGGCACTACGCGGAGGGCACGCCCCTCGACCCAGCGTCCTCGCCGTCCGGCAAAATCAAGGTCGCTACCGTGACGGGTCCCGTGCGAAACATCCTCCTCGGTGAACGAGTTGCTCTTAATACGCTCGCGCGGTGCTCTGGCATCGCCACCGAGTCGCATCGGCTGGTTTCGCTAGTTCGCAAGGCTGGATATACGGGTATTCTGGCGGGTACGCGCAAGACCACACCGGGGTTTAGACTGGTTGAAAAGTATGGGATGTTGGTGGGCGGTGCGGACACGCACAGGATGGATCTGAGCACCATGATTATGCTCAAGGATAATCATGTCTGGAGTAGGGGGAGCATTACGGATGCGGTGAAGGCGGCGAAGGCAGTGGGTGGATTTAGCGTCAAGGTGGAGGTCGAGGTGCAGAGTGAGAAGGAGGCGGATGAGGCGATTGCTGCGGGTGCGGATGTCGTCATGTTGGATAACTTTACGGGGGATGGGGTCAAGATTGCGGCGAGGTCGTTGAAGGAGCGCTGGCAGGGCAAGAGTTTCCTGTTGGAGGTTTCGGGTGGGTTGAGGAGTGATAATGTCGAAGCCTATGTTTGCAATGGTAAGTTGGTCGAGATCAACTGTTCATGTTTTaccttttcttttgttcttgCTACCATGTTGTCAGTCATGCTAACTTTTCagacgtcgacatcatctcAACTAGTTCCATCCACCAGGGTGTACCGCACGTCGACTTTTCTCTCAAAATTGAACATTAATCGCTGGCACAAACATCGCTGGCACAAATAGACTGTAAATTATAACATCGTCTCTCTGTTACATTGGAAAATAGATGTATACATGTTTCGTAGCCTCAAGTCTTATGCATTCTGTCATTATGTCTTTACAATATCCTGCGTCTGAACACCACCAGCCTAGGCAACGTTTGCTCCTGCCGCCTTGGCATCAGCCCCGTTGTTCGATCCCTGGAGATGAGCAACCGGATCCTTCTGCACGGAACCGCATCCGTTACCATTGGTCACGCCGTTCTTGCCACAGCACGGCACAAGCACGCTTGCCTCGTTCTTCTTGGAAGGAACGTCCAGGGCCGGGTTGGCTTCGAAAAAGTCGGTGGGGCGGAGATGAATCTGATACATTTCCATCGGCCTGGTTCATGTTAGCTTTTGTAACATGCAACGACAAGATATTCAACTCACATCACCGGCCAATCCTCGACTCGAGGGTTGTGCGTAAAGCCATATACTGGCCAGACAACAGGAGAGCTCTTCTGGCCATGGTTATCGCTACTTCCATTAGTTCCATTAGAACCGTTCACCCCGTTTGGTTTACCCTCTTCTGTGAACCAATCTCCCCGGCGGACCATATCACCGACACCCCCTTCTTCGAATCGGCTTTGGTTAGTAAACTCTCCAGCAACCCAGAACTCTCCATCTCGGTAGCCAGTAACCCATGCATTGTGTTGAGCAAACTGTGCCCGCTGAGTATGGACACTCTCCTCGTCAGCCAGGATCATCTGAGTGGCGGGTGCAATAATCTTGTATGCTAGGTTCTTGCCTGAAATGGCGTTCTGCTTCTTCGGGTTCTCCATCTTCATAGTACGATTATGACGAGGCTCTGCGTCCACATACGTGGCCTTGTCGACAACCTGGCGCCTGACCTCGTACAAATTACCGTGGGGGTTCGTCTTGGGGTTCTTCTTGACACCATGGCTTTCTTCAACAACGACCTGGTTGTCACGGTACGAGTCAATGGCAGGGTCGATTCGCGCGGCAAAGATGTGTTGATGGTTCTGGGCGAGAATACCCGGAGACACCACGTTACCATACTTGCTGGTCTTGCCCTCGTCAATGGCCACAACACTGACCATGCCAGTGGCTCGAGTCTCAAGAGTGATGCCTCCCGCGAGGTCTAGTTTATATTGAAACAGGTATTCATAATTTGCCAATGTGCAAAGTTGCTGGACGACAAATTCTCGTGATCGagcaacaatggcattgttgGTCCGGAAATTGGTGTGTTTCCAGAGAATACCATTATCTTGTTCATGGAGGCAAACAACCGACTTGGCAGGAGTGGGAGATCCATCAGGTGCACTCAGCAGACCGTCGACATAATGAATAGCGCCAAGGCAGTCGCATCCCAGGGTCAGGTTATTAGCCATGCGACCAatgccgccatcgccaaagTCAAAAGCCTGCTTCCGGTGGAAAGGTGGTCGGGGGTCGCCGTAAGGAACAGTGAGCTCGGAGAAGCTGAGACGATAGAAGACGGGGCGATTCTCGTAGCACACATCGTGCAGGACGGCGCCTTCACGTGGAGTGAAGCCAAGGCGGAATCGCCACTTCTGCCACTCAATGAGTCCGTCCTCCTGGACGGAGAATGAGGCGCCCTCGGGTTGTACGACATTAAGGGGTTTCAAGTCGGTGCGCACGGGTTGGTCAAGCAGTTCAGGAACCCACTCTGCGGATTTGGCATTCTCAAACAGCTTTTTGGGTTTATCACCGCGAGGGGCAGGCTCCAGGCCATCTTCAGATCCACCAGTGGCCAGTCGATCTACTCGAATAATCTTCTTGGTAACCCAGTCCATGACAGGAATGATAGGGATGGGATAGCCATAGTGGTTTGTGTCCGGGTGATTTTTCCGAGCATCACGGGCAAACACCAGGCCCTGCATGATTCGAGGGTCATCCTCATTGTCTGACGGGCCGTATGGCCATGGGTCAATCGTGATTTCGAAGCCCTCAGGCAGTTCAAACTCGGACATGGCATCCTTGAATAGGTCTGACGCCAAGCAATGATCGAAGAACTGAGTAAACTCATCACTACATCGCCGTTAGGAGTCATGTTGGCTCACAACGCAGAAATGACTTACGTGGTAAAGTATGGATGCCTGTTTGCAGCAGCAGTGTCACTGCTAACTACCTTTCCAGCATCAAGATCTACCACCGCCCTCACGGCCTCATGCTTTTCTGCCTTGATAAGATCATACTCGACATGGGCCTGTCTGGCAGGGCGAGGTGTATCAGCTGTCAGGGTACCAGCATGTTCGGCCTCCAGATAAGGGATGAGGGTCTCCTTGCTTGGTTCCTCAAGGTTGATCTGTCGAAAGTAGACGGACTGAGAGCCACCGTAcagcttgacgatgatgtctcGTGCCTTTGTGAACTCGTCGACAGAGAGTTGGGTGAGAGGATGAGGGGCAGTTGCCATTGTGGAGATGTTGGAGTTGACAGTCATGCAGCTTTGGGACTTGGATATTTGCCGGTTTCCGTTTTTACACTTTCGGGGCAGGTAAGATCGATATCCTCGGgacttgttcaatgttgaaaacGAGTCGAGAGTTCAATAAGGAAGGTGCGAGGGAAGCAAGCATTTATGTagcagtcaagtcaagacgGAAGGAAGGAAATGCTAAAGCCGGCTCAGGGTCCAGAGTGTTAAACGGGTGGGGACTTGAAGACCATCTGGAAGGAGCCGATGGACAATAAAAAGATGGA
It contains:
- a CDS encoding nicotinate-nucleotide pyrophosphorylase (similar to Metarhizium acridum CQMa 102 XP_007814819.1), encoding MASQSTNAAHLLPSSYKTQITGWLAEDTPSFDYAGFVVGETPRTATLLAKSPGILAGAPFFSEVFSQTGCTIEWHYAEGTPLDPASSPSGKIKVATVTGPVRNILLGERVALNTLARCSGIATESHRLVSLVRKAGYTGILAGTRKTTPGFRLVEKYGMLVGGADTHRMDLSTMIMLKDNHVWSRGSITDAVKAAKAVGGFSVKVEVEVQSEKEADEAIAAGADVVMLDNFTGDGVKIAARSLKERWQGKSFLLEVSGGLRSDNVEAYVCNDVDIISTSSIHQGVPHVDFSLKIEH
- a CDS encoding copper amine oxidase 1 (similar to Aspergillus terreus NIH2624 XP_001212696.1) — encoded protein: MATAPHPLTQLSVDEFTKARDIIVKLYGGSQSVYFRQINLEEPSKETLIPYLEAEHAGTLTADTPRPARQAHVEYDLIKAEKHEAVRAVVDLDAGKVVSSDTAAANRHPYFTTDEFTQFFDHCLASDLFKDAMSEFELPEGFEITIDPWPYGPSDNEDDPRIMQGLVFARDARKNHPDTNHYGYPIPIIPVMDWVTKKIIRVDRLATGGSEDGLEPAPRGDKPKKLFENAKSAEWVPELLDQPVRTDLKPLNVVQPEGASFSVQEDGLIEWQKWRFRLGFTPREGAVLHDVCYENRPVFYRLSFSELTVPYGDPRPPFHRKQAFDFGDGGIGRMANNLTLGCDCLGAIHYVDGLLSAPDGSPTPAKSVVCLHEQDNGILWKHTNFRTNNAIVARSREFVVQQLCTLANYEYLFQYKLDLAGGITLETRATGMVSVVAIDEGKTSKYGNVVSPGILAQNHQHIFAARIDPAIDSYRDNQVVVEESHGVKKNPKTNPHGNLYEVRRQVVDKATYVDAEPRHNRTMKMENPKKQNAISGKNLAYKIIAPATQMILADEESVHTQRAQFAQHNAWVTGYRDGEFWVAGEFTNQSRFEEGGVGDMVRRGDWFTEEGKPNGVNGSNGTNGSSDNHGQKSSPVVWPVYGFTHNPRVEDWPVMPMEMYQIHLRPTDFFEANPALDVPSKKNEASVLVPCCGKNGVTNGNGCGSVQKDPVAHLQGSNNGADAKAAGANVA